The following proteins come from a genomic window of Nothobranchius furzeri strain GRZ-AD chromosome 1, NfurGRZ-RIMD1, whole genome shotgun sequence:
- the LOC107390752 gene encoding caspase-3, whose translation MAEVSSGGGEQKGAEDSVDAMPWPVTSSAEGGKKVPASSGSKAAGSDPSYRYKMAYPSIGTCLIINNEKFHESTNMDLRKGTDLDADEVFKTFKKLGYNTVMFKNQKVEEMRRLLKQYSGQDHSENASFVCVLLSHGKEGVIYGTDGCEKIDTLVQCFKGHSCLSLVGKPKLFFIQACRGTTTDEGVETDSVAGQTSEKIPVEADFLYAYSTAPGYLAWRNVNTGSWFIQSLCKMLESYSGELELMQILTRVNNHVARHYESSSSKREHSGKKQIPCIVSMLTKEFHFSG comes from the exons ATGGCTGAGGTCTCCAGCGGTGGTGGCGAGCAGAAAGGTGCTGAGGACTCCGTGGACGCCATGCCTTGGCCAGTCACAAG TTCAGCTGAAGGTGGGAAGAAGGTCCCTGCCAGCTCAGGAAGTAAAGCAGCAGGTTCTGACCCCTCCTACCGCTACAAGATGGCCTACCCCAGCATCGGAACCTGTCTCATCATCAACAACGAGAAGTTCCACGAATCCACCA ATATGGACCTTCGTAAAGGCACGGATCTTGATGCTGATGAAGTTTTCAAGACCTTCAAGAAACTGGGTTACAACACCGTCATGTTTAAAAACCAGAAAGTGGAAGAAATGAGAAGACTGTTGAAACAAT ACTCGGGTCAGGACCACAGTGAGAACGCTTCCTTTGTTTGTGTGCTGCTCAGCCATGGAAAAGAGGGCGTCATTTACGGCACCGATGGGTGTGAGAAGATCGACACCCTGGTACAATGTTTTAAAGGACACAGCTGTCTGAGTCTGGTAGGGAAACCAAAGCTCTTCTTCATACAG GCATGTCGTGGCACGACCACGGATGAAGGAGTAGAGACTGATTCTGTGGCAGGGCAGACCTCCGAGAAGATTCCGGTGGAAGCAGACTTCTTGTATGCGTACTCCACAGCTCCAG GTTACCTCGCCTGGAGAAATGTGAACACTGGCTCCTGGTTCATCCAGTCGCTGTGTAAGATGTTGGAAAGCTACAGTGGAGAACTGGAGCTGATGCAGATTCTGACCCGAGTCAACAACCATGTGGCGCGGCACTATGAATCCAGCTCCAGCAAACGTGAGCATAGTGGGAAGAAGCAAATCCCCTGCATCGTCTCCATGTTGACCAAAGAGTTTCACTTTTCTGGCTAA